The Castanea sativa cultivar Marrone di Chiusa Pesio chromosome 4, ASM4071231v1 sequence AAACTTTGTAACCTTTGATGCCAAAAGGATAGCCTAGAAAGACACACCTTCTTCCTCTTGCTGCAAATTTGGACCTGTTATGTGCAAGTGTAGAAGCATAAAAAAGGCAGCCAAAGATCCTTAAATGAGCATAGGAAGGAGGACTGCCACAAAGGACCTCATAAGGGGTTTTGTTAGATAGAGGTGTACTAGGAATCCTATTAATCAAATATGCAGCAGTTAAAACACAATGCCCCCAAAGATGTAAAGGCAAATGAGAATGAAACATGAGTGACCTTGCTACATTCAAGATATGCTGATGTTTTCTCTCTACAATTGCATTTTGCTGATGTTTCCTCTCTACATTCAATATATATTAGTATGTAACATATAGGGttggaaaattatattgttgaaatttttaaaaagataatcATAATTAAAAGCCAATTAAGTAAATGGTCAAATACTTTGTATGTTGTAagcattatataaatttaaaaaatttaaaaatttccacctcttgcaatatatatatgttgagtGGGCTGTGTAAAATGACTCAGCTTGTATCTTGTTCTATGAGTGCAAttctaatttctttttctgATAATAACATGAAGCAGCCATTAACTGGGTTTGGGGTGGCCAAAGTTTTGGATTCAGGACACCCAAACTTCAAGAAAGGTGACTTGATTTGGGGCACAACTTCATGGGAAGAATGCAGCCACATCACAGAACTGGAAGGACTCTTTAAAATCGAGCACACTGATGTACCCCTTTCCTACTATACTGGAATTCTTGGTAACTTAGTCATCTACTCATTCCATGAAATATTCTAGATTGAATTAGCTACTAAATTACAATGAATGCTGCTTGTGCATGTGCCTGCACGTGTATGATTTGGATATGCATGTCTGCTTGggtgtgtgtttgtatgtgtgaATTGGATATGCATGTGTTAGCTTGTAAAATTCTTATTTGAAGGTGATTACTTCATATTTTCAGATGCGCTATATATGCAAATGCACCATAAAACTATGTGAGTTTCATAGTTTCTTACTGCCATTTATCTATTTTTCTCTTACTAGTTAGTTGTCATTGTTAAAAACAATGACAGTTAATAGTTATTCCATGGTGATGACCCTTACATTGTAATTATAACCCTCAAAAGTTTGAATCAAAACTTGCACGGATAATCCATATCCTTTAACTTTGATCCTGAGAAGCATGAATTCAATTCTTTTCTTGTGTTGAAATTTCGAGCTAGTGTGGTACCATTGGGTCCTTGATCAATTCAGTGAGCTGGCTCTGTAGTTTGCTGGAATAGATTTTGTAATTACAACTGTTTATGATTGTGGCTTTAGATCAGATATAATTGGCAGATGTAGTTGATTCTGAACAAAGCATGTATTCTTAATTGAAATTATGTGTTGAGTTTAGTAGTCTAGTTGGTTAGATAATTCTAGGTTTTCGACTAAGTTTGCTATGTACACTCTGTTTAAATTAATTACATACCAACAATGTGCATTTTAATATGGATGTTTAGCAACATTGCAACAGTCAATGTTATTAAATGAACATTTGACAAGATTAGGTGAGATTCTGCCATTTTACCTTTCCATCAACTAATATTCACCCTACAATTGGATTTAATTCTAGGTATGCCTGGTTTGACTGCGTATGCTGGTTTTTATGAAGTTTGTTCTCCTAAGAAAGGAGAGTATGTCTTCATTTCTGCTGCATCAGGTGCAGTTGGTCAGCTTGTTGGGCAATTTGCAAAGTTGATGGGTTGCTATGTAGTTGGTAGTGTTGGAAGTAAAGAAAAGGTGAGCTATTTCTATTTGGCATGCTTATGACCATGATTCAGAATTGTTAACCTGATCTCATCACGTGTTATTGGATTTCTTCGAAAATTTGTAGTCAATCTGACCCAATATGTGAACTCTCAGAACATTagaatttctctctttctaacATGAAGCTTACTTCTTTTGTTCTTACAGTCGCTTCTTTTTCTATGACAGAATGAAATTTCCACAGGAAAACTTATAAACTCATATAATTCTTACTAATTAATACCAAAATAATTCCCAATTTTCTCTTCCCATGGAATGGTTCTACGGTTAATGACTACAATCTTCTGACCACTATGTATACCTggttttcttcttaaaaattttggatGGGAAACGAAAGGTATATTGAAGGCcttgttttagaaatacaaacATCATATACATAAATAATTCTTTATAGGAAGTAATCATTGCATGGTTTTGAGAGGATAGATTTCTTGCTAGAGTTGTTAGCCATGCAATGTCTTTCTTTCTCCTTCCCTTCTCTGCTCTAGAAAGGAATAAGCAGGCCAGTCaatacacaacaaaaaaatttctatcttcTTTCTGATCTTTGATGTCATGCATGTTGATCTACTACGGAACAAGTTTGGGTTTGATGAGGCTTTCAATTATAAGGAAGAAACTGACTTGGACGGAGCTTTGAAGAGGTCAGTCTCTATAAATATTTCTTAACACATTTCTTGCTCTGTAGCTTTAATTAATCATTGGACATCAGATGGATATAAAGTTGTTCCTTCTTTCTTATtatctatatgtgtgtgtgtctatatttttataatattaaggATAACATACATGACATGGTCTTGATCATCCTGATGATATTAGAAATTACGAGCTTTGGGTGAGTTCCATGGTTTATGTTACTAGCAGCTTAATTGTTGCATTGGAAACATGGCCAATGGGTTGAGGCCTTCTTATAAAATATCCAAAAAACAGAGATTGTTAATATGTACAATGCACCATTTCATCAATTTGTATAATAATTTTACCTCCTTTATCCTTGATGTAACCATTCATCACCATGAAATCATGTCTTCTTATGAATGACATTACAGACAAAGCCATGTAAATGACTTTGCACATGAAAGTGTACATTCTTCATTTGCagattttatatttgatttttctatGTAGGTAGATGCTTGGTGATAGCACATTAATGGAAAATCTTATTAACAAGAAAGAATTAAGATGGTAATGGAAATTCATAAGATTATATTATTGTAGTATTGATTATGCATTTACAAAtcctttttaaaataattgtcATACTGCATCCACTAACATGCCCAGGCCTGtctgattaaaaaataaaaaaaaatacaaaaaaaaaaaaaaaaacgatgcAGAATAAGGGGAAGGGGAGGGtaggaaattatttatttattttttaaatcaaaggTGCATGTTCTCCCAATTTAAGTTTCAGCCCACAGCTGTTAATTATGAGCTATTGAAATGTTATCTCAGGCACTAAATACAGTCTTCACTATTTCTGAGTGTCACCAGGTACTTCCCTGAGGGCATTGATATCTACTTTGAGAATGTTGGGGGGAAAATGCTTGATGCTGTGCTTCTCAATATGAGAGACCATGGCAGGATTGCAGTTTGTGGAATGGTCTCACAATACAATCTTGCTCAGCCTGAAGGTGTTCAGAATTTGATGTGTCTTATTTATAAAAGGATTCACATGGACGGATTTGCTTTCTTTGATTACTATAATGTTTATCCCAAGTTCTTGGATGTAGTGCTGCCTTACATCAGAGAAGGGAAGATAAAGTATGTGGAGGACATAGCTGAAGGCCTTGATAGCGGCCCTGCCGCTTTGGTAGGACTTTACAGTGGCCGCAATGTTGGAAAACAAGTTGTTTTGATTGCTCGGGATTGATTTAGCCATGTTTTGCATATTGATTTGCTATTATGTTGAGTTTTATGTCAAATTCTTTGATGTTAGAGGTCCACCTTGTAGTAGTTTAACAAAGCTGTCTGGTTTATGGTTTGGTGTTTTAGTACAGGAAATCTACGAGAAGGAACTTTGAACATTTACAAACCACATTATATGGTTTCCAACCTTTAAATTAGTCATAGATGGTATGTTATATCTCATTATGGAAACTATGTTTAGTAAGCTTTGAGGTCAGTAAGATAGAAAAAACCTGGCTCCATCTCTAGAGAATGTGAATTGATATTTTTAGGAATCCGATTTGCAGGAACATGTATTATTCATTCTGGTGTACAACGAAAATTGAGAGTAGCTCTGTTCGGTGCACAATGCAATTTGAGCCAAAGGTACTGTCAAATAAGCCATTATCATTTCTTGGaattagacatggcaaaatgggtcagaattttctgacccgacccgacccgaaaaATACCTGACTTGAACCCGagttttttttaccaaaaacaaaaacgggTTGACCCGTGACCCGACCCAAACCCgagtcattttttaaaacttttttttttttgttaaaaaaataaaataaaataaaggcagtattggtttaattgtttgttgtgagttttaaggaaacaattgaaatATTTACATAACTGtatacaaattaattgaaagataaatgaTTGAGCAATTTGTAATgagtaaaaatttttaaatatcaaatagcaaagtaTATGCCAAGATAATCTAGTTCcagtacaattaaaaacatagatttaaaattgtagacttGTGTGAGAATATTCACAAGTGTAAAACtagtgaagccaaagtatcaaattaacataaatcatgaatgcttagacctattttttaacaatttatgtccaaaataaacggcttttcaaaataaattatgatatttcctaaagtgtgtgttgcttaacaataatatgatattcataaaagagaccatgtataaataattaaacaatctaactttaatatatatatctcaaattgaaataaagtgccaaccacaattgactatagattataaaattaattttcaagatagtaaatttcttatatgttttaattctttgtCAAGTGAATTATCCAATaagttatttgtaattttgttttatattttgggatgttgatattgtgtagaaataaaacttgtgtatttttttttacttatctttgtgttattttgttttagatagtattgttaggatttgtataattttaaaattattaaataagtattaataagtgtaatttattcttgatataagtggtgaattcaaagtaatgcattttacatcaagtaatttgttaCATGACTTTCTAAATGgcaaatacatgttgttttctttaaaaaaaaaaaaattcatgtgaaaaatacaagtaaacttAACCTAACCTGCAATCTAATTGACCCGAACCCCTTTTTAACCTGCTTAAAATGACCTATTTTTTACCTGCAATCCAATCCAACCCGATTCGACCCACcagttttgccatgtctacttGGAATAAACAAGTAGCTCTGTGAAATATCTGTTTCAGGTTGAGAGGTTGATGGCCTTAATCGTATGCAACCATGCACATGGTCGGTTCAAGACAAAGTCACTTAGGCATTGCTTTAAGGCCCCCCAAAATCTaaataccaaaataataataataataatcttgcATCTCAAGAAATGAGAAGCATTTAAATACtatattaaaatgtaaaatttctaattatatataaaattatcattttatacCCCAAATTGTAATGAGCAGCCTTGTCTTTGCTTACCCATTAAAACTTTCAACTttgtttgaaaaagaaaattttcaaatgtcaatgtaaaaccttaaaataataataataacaataatttataGGAAACTATTCTCTCTCTTACAGTAGAtaaattttatggttttaaaataataatatcaatgataaataaataagaaaaggtaaaaatataatgatttttttataaatagggtaaattaataatatggttttggaCTACTAGATAATTTTGATTTGCTAACTCATTTTTATGGCTTTTGAATGGAGTTTGTGATGTGTCTTTGTATAAGAATTTCATTCTCTTTCCACTTCAATCCACTCGGACCAATTTGATTTGATCTAATTCGGTCCTTTCAATTCACTAGGTCCATTTGGTCTATGTGGTCCAGTGGGTCCATTCGGTCCAATGGGTTCATTTTGGTCTGTAAGTTAAGAGtcacatttatttttctataatttccCACTttcaaaaatgacattgatcaaattttaaaggttatctaaattaaaaatcatttatAATTGGGGAATTTAACCTCAAAATATCATTTGGAGTACAAAATTAGATGTAATATAATTGATAACTAGTCGCAGACTCGCACAATGTGTGGAAAAATTtggtatgattattttttattggataattattgaattaatatattagattgtatatttttaaaaattcaatagttgttatttgaaattatgttttaaattagaagtttttttttttgtagtgcagcaaaatatattttgtagtcAGGTATTATATATAGTGAGATATGTATGCAAACACAATtcagtatttaaaaaaaaaaaatttgatagtgTGAGAACTATTAGACCAAGTTGTAActatctttattttgtttattactatacaGATGTATGCGATTTAACTCTTAAAGGTATATTTTTCTCTGATACATAGATCCACAtcaatttctttcttcctcacaattgaaattaagtgaaaaagtaaataaagataaCTATGCAATAGTTATCAATAAGTCATATATCATAaagtggaaatataaaataaaatcaaatcaaatgcaaaaagaaaatttttcttaagtatttatacataaaaacattaatagcaTAATGACGCTTTagagtaaattatattttatcttattctCTTTTTGGCATTTTCAGTAAAGATGATCAACTAAGCAAAGTAAAAGTTTACCAAGAAAGTTCAAAGTAACTAAAAATTTGATGGTGGAGATGctaattatttgtaataaaatgaccaaaataaaaataacaaatagatttgagaaaaacacataaaatttctaaatgaaattttaccaaACACATGAGatgcaacaataaaaaattactacactgaatattttttaacttctttgatactctataaataaaacaactttattcaCTTTTTGTCACAATATAGGTTATAGAGCGATTACAATGTTTATTATAATCTCCCCCCTTAGAGGTTATTTTATAAGCATTTGATTGAaatcaaaatatgttttttattttttgcccaAAGGCAAGTTAGCCTACCAGATAATCCAAATGATTATCATGAGGACCTGCTACCATAGAGCAATTTTTGATAAATGTCTATTAcatagttgtcaaaatcgcgatctACATTGTAGGATTGCATGATTTTACCATCCCACCTCGCCAAAACGTTTAGGATCACACTAGGATCGTATGTATGATCGTATAGGATCATATAGGATTGTATGGGATCCTTTCGATCCtactaaaaacataaatttttggtcttttttatgagatttttttattttattttatgaagctttaagggtttttattttttcatgttgtcatggtatgactttttattttatttttttaaaattatgttaacctaagcaaatgttttttagtttctagttcacttgtaatcaaacaaaatgaatgaatgcttcatcatttctaaatAAAGAATTTGATGTTGGCTTTGTTGCCTTTTAAGCTATAATgttattaaatttgtttgatcaatatactaatttgtgttctaatattactaaaatattttttttatataattttattagttatgCTTGTGtttgtatattgattgattgatttttttgagtaTGCTCCTTAATTGTTGTTGAGTGGTATAAAATGAATAGTTGAGTACGAAATtgtatcttgatgtcttttgcagttctagtatataaatatataatgtctaCATAGATGATGAAATGGATGATAATGATTAAGAATTTAGGACAATGGTTATAAGAACCTTAGAATAGAAATAATTAAATGTTCACTTCACCTTAATATTCATCttacttttggatttcatattgtaattagctagtttccatttgctaacttattttggatttcaaacttgga is a genomic window containing:
- the LOC142630214 gene encoding 2-alkenal reductase (NADP(+)-dependent)-like isoform X1, which translates into the protein MASGVVGEEVRNKQVILKDYVSGFPKESDMQVINGTMKLKLQEGSHGIVVKNLYLSCDPYMRIRMARVEGPSVLTSYTPGSQPLTGFGVAKVLDSGHPNFKKGDLIWGTTSWEECSHITELEGLFKIEHTDVPLSYYTGILGMPGLTAYAGFYEVCSPKKGEYVFISAASGAVGQLVGQFAKLMGCYVVGSVGSKEKVDLLRNKFGFDEAFNYKEETDLDGALKRYFPEGIDIYFENVGGKMLDAVLLNMRDHGRIAVCGMVSQYNLAQPEGVQNLMCLIYKRIHMDGFAFFDYYNVYPKFLDVVLPYIREGKIKYVEDIAEGLDSGPAALVGLYSGRNVGKQVVLIARD
- the LOC142630214 gene encoding 2-alkenal reductase (NADP(+)-dependent)-like isoform X3, whose product is MASGVVGEEVRNKQVILKDYVSGFPKESDMQVINGTMKLKLQEGSHGIVVKNLYLSCDPYMRIRMARVEGPSVLTSYTPGSQPLTGFGVAKVLDSGHPNFKKGDLIWGTTSWEECSHITELEGLFKIEHTDVPLSYYTGILGMPGLTAYAGFYEVCSPKKGEYVFISAASGAVGQLVGQFAKLMGCYVVGSVGSKEKFGFDEAFNYKEETDLDGALKRYFPEGIDIYFENVGGKMLDAVLLNMRDHGRIAVCGMVSQYNLAQPEGVQNLMCLIYKRIHMDGFAFFDYYNVYPKFLDVVLPYIREGKIKYVEDIAEGLDSGPAALVGLYSGRNVGKQVVLIARD
- the LOC142630214 gene encoding 2-alkenal reductase (NADP(+)-dependent)-like isoform X5 gives rise to the protein MASGVVGEEVRNKQVILKDYVSGFPKESDMQVINGTMKLKLQEGSHGIVVKNLYLSCDPYMRIRMARVEGPSVLTSYTPGSQPLTGFGVAKVLDSGHPNFKKGDLIWGTTSWEECSHITELEGLFKIEHTDVPLSYYTGILGAVGQLVGQFAKLMGCYVVGSVGSKEKFGFDEAFNYKEETDLDGALKRYFPEGIDIYFENVGGKMLDAVLLNMRDHGRIAVCGMVSQYNLAQPEGVQNLMCLIYKRIHMDGFAFFDYYNVYPKFLDVVLPYIREGKIKYVEDIAEGLDSGPAALVGLYSGRNVGKQVVLIARD
- the LOC142630214 gene encoding 2-alkenal reductase (NADP(+)-dependent)-like isoform X4 — translated: MASGVVGEEVRNKQVILKDYVSGFPKESDMQVINGTMKLKLQEGSHGIVVKNLYLSCDPYMRIRMARVEGPSVLTSYTPGSPLTGFGVAKVLDSGHPNFKKGDLIWGTTSWEECSHITELEGLFKIEHTDVPLSYYTGILGMPGLTAYAGFYEVCSPKKGEYVFISAASGAVGQLVGQFAKLMGCYVVGSVGSKEKFGFDEAFNYKEETDLDGALKRYFPEGIDIYFENVGGKMLDAVLLNMRDHGRIAVCGMVSQYNLAQPEGVQNLMCLIYKRIHMDGFAFFDYYNVYPKFLDVVLPYIREGKIKYVEDIAEGLDSGPAALVGLYSGRNVGKQVVLIARD
- the LOC142630214 gene encoding 2-alkenal reductase (NADP(+)-dependent)-like isoform X2, with the protein product MASGVVGEEVRNKQVILKDYVSGFPKESDMQVINGTMKLKLQEGSHGIVVKNLYLSCDPYMRIRMARVEGPSVLTSYTPGSPLTGFGVAKVLDSGHPNFKKGDLIWGTTSWEECSHITELEGLFKIEHTDVPLSYYTGILGMPGLTAYAGFYEVCSPKKGEYVFISAASGAVGQLVGQFAKLMGCYVVGSVGSKEKVDLLRNKFGFDEAFNYKEETDLDGALKRYFPEGIDIYFENVGGKMLDAVLLNMRDHGRIAVCGMVSQYNLAQPEGVQNLMCLIYKRIHMDGFAFFDYYNVYPKFLDVVLPYIREGKIKYVEDIAEGLDSGPAALVGLYSGRNVGKQVVLIARD